From a single Deinococcus budaensis genomic region:
- a CDS encoding GNAT family N-acetyltransferase: protein MNTVRPFTSTDREACLALFDSNVPGFFAPHERAEFETWLGQPFDSGEFGEYFVLEDTGRVVACGGVWLDLARPERSAGLSWGMVAREAHRRGYGSKLLAFRLERLRELGAREAHLDTTPQSASFFARFGFREVGRVPGGYGPGLDRVDMVAELGG from the coding sequence GTGAATACCGTTCGCCCGTTCACGTCCACAGACCGCGAAGCCTGCCTGGCCCTCTTCGACTCGAACGTGCCCGGGTTCTTCGCGCCGCATGAGCGCGCAGAGTTCGAGACCTGGCTGGGTCAGCCTTTCGACTCCGGCGAGTTCGGCGAATACTTCGTGCTGGAAGATACCGGAAGGGTCGTGGCCTGCGGCGGCGTGTGGCTGGACCTGGCGCGGCCAGAACGTTCTGCGGGCCTGAGCTGGGGCATGGTCGCGCGGGAGGCGCACCGCCGGGGCTACGGGTCAAAGCTGCTGGCCTTCCGGCTGGAGCGGCTGCGGGAGCTGGGGGCGCGGGAGGCCCATCTGGACACCACCCCGCAAAGCGCGTCCTTCTTCGCCCGCTTCGGCTTCCGCGAGGTGGGGCGGGTGCCAGGCGGGTACGGGCCGGGCCTGGACCGGGTGGACATGGTGGCGGAGCTGGGCGGCTGA
- the leuS gene encoding leucine--tRNA ligase produces MTRIEIQEPRAERYNPHAIEPKWQEAWEQDGLYTFREDPAKTKHYALTMFPYPSGNLHIGHWYANVAPDARARWMRMRGYNVFFPMGFDAFGLPAENAAIKHGLNPATWTYSNIEHMTGQFRRMGTMIDWSRRFATCDPEYYRWNQWFFTEFFRRGLAYKKGGLVNWCPKDQTVLANEQVVDGACERCGTPVERRNLSQWYLKITDYADELLDFSGTDMPERVRLMQTNWIGKSVGAEVTFPTPAGPETVFTTRPDTLLGATFLVLAPEHAKVEALTTPEQAEAVRAYVEAAGRKTDVERQQDVGEKTGVFTGSYATHPVSGQPLPIWVADYVLVTYGTGSIMAVPAHDERDFQFARKFGLPIKEVIRPEGGEAMDPSGAETSYAGEGLIVNSGEFDGLPGGKASIAHVVERLEARGVAQAKTTYRLRDWLVSRQRYWGTPIPIVYCAEHGAQPVPAEQLPVRLPENVEFTPTGQSPLKLDREWTHATCPVCGGPAERDTDTMDTFVDSSWYMYRYLSPHDGARPFDPAHANLLPVDLYTGGIEHAILHLLYSRFWTKAMRDLGLTTQREPFRWLRNQGIILGPDGEKMSKSRGNVVDPDDLVREYGVDTVRAYLMFIAPWEVGGPWDPSGINGPAKWLGRVWALYFDAQVPGPQEKVTEAELRYAVHSALHKVTGDFERLSFNTIIAALMELTNTLVKAKRSPAFGTPAWQEALDIFNRMLAPVVPHIAEEIWTQRGGQESVHVQSWPQVDEAAATRDTVTVGVQVSGKVRGQVEISKTASQAEAMAAARAHPDVARFVEGKETVKEIYVPGRIINIVVK; encoded by the coding sequence ATGACCAGAATCGAGATTCAGGAACCGCGCGCCGAGCGCTACAACCCGCACGCCATCGAGCCGAAGTGGCAGGAGGCCTGGGAGCAAGACGGGCTGTACACCTTCCGCGAGGACCCGGCCAAAACCAAGCACTACGCCCTGACGATGTTTCCGTACCCCAGTGGCAACCTGCACATCGGCCACTGGTACGCCAACGTGGCGCCCGACGCCCGCGCCCGCTGGATGCGGATGCGCGGGTACAACGTCTTTTTTCCGATGGGCTTCGACGCTTTCGGGCTGCCCGCCGAGAACGCGGCGATCAAGCACGGCCTGAACCCGGCGACCTGGACCTATTCGAACATCGAGCACATGACCGGACAGTTCCGGCGCATGGGCACCATGATCGACTGGAGCCGCCGCTTTGCCACCTGTGACCCCGAGTACTACCGCTGGAACCAGTGGTTTTTCACCGAGTTCTTCCGGCGCGGCCTGGCCTACAAAAAAGGCGGGCTGGTGAACTGGTGCCCCAAAGACCAGACTGTGCTGGCCAACGAGCAGGTCGTGGACGGCGCCTGCGAGCGCTGCGGCACCCCGGTCGAGCGCCGCAACCTGAGCCAGTGGTACCTGAAAATCACCGACTACGCCGACGAACTGCTGGATTTCTCGGGAACCGACATGCCCGAGCGCGTGCGGCTGATGCAGACCAACTGGATCGGCAAGTCGGTGGGCGCGGAGGTCACCTTCCCCACCCCCGCCGGACCCGAGACCGTCTTTACCACCCGCCCCGACACCCTGCTGGGCGCGACCTTCCTGGTGCTGGCGCCCGAGCATGCCAAGGTGGAGGCGCTGACCACCCCCGAGCAGGCGGAGGCCGTGCGCGCCTATGTCGAGGCGGCGGGCCGCAAGACGGACGTGGAGCGCCAGCAGGACGTGGGCGAGAAGACGGGCGTCTTTACCGGCAGCTACGCCACCCACCCCGTCAGCGGCCAGCCGCTGCCCATCTGGGTCGCGGACTACGTGCTGGTGACCTACGGGACGGGGTCGATCATGGCCGTGCCCGCCCACGACGAGCGCGACTTCCAGTTTGCGCGCAAGTTCGGGCTGCCCATCAAGGAGGTGATCCGGCCTGAGGGTGGGGAAGCGATGGACCCGAGTGGCGCCGAGACGAGCTACGCGGGCGAGGGATTGATCGTGAACTCGGGCGAGTTCGACGGCCTGCCCGGCGGCAAGGCGAGCATCGCCCACGTGGTCGAGCGGCTGGAAGCGCGGGGGGTGGCGCAGGCCAAGACCACCTACCGCCTGCGCGACTGGCTGGTCAGCCGTCAGCGTTACTGGGGCACGCCCATTCCCATCGTGTACTGCGCCGAGCACGGGGCGCAGCCCGTTCCGGCCGAGCAGTTGCCCGTCCGCCTGCCCGAGAACGTGGAGTTCACGCCCACCGGGCAAAGTCCGCTGAAGCTGGACAGGGAATGGACGCATGCGACCTGCCCGGTCTGCGGCGGCCCCGCCGAGCGCGACACCGACACCATGGACACCTTCGTCGATTCGAGCTGGTACATGTACCGCTACCTGTCGCCGCACGACGGCGCGAGGCCCTTCGACCCGGCGCACGCGAACCTGCTGCCGGTGGACCTGTACACGGGCGGGATCGAGCACGCGATCTTGCACCTGCTGTATTCGCGCTTCTGGACCAAGGCGATGCGCGACCTGGGCCTGACCACCCAGCGGGAGCCGTTCCGCTGGCTGCGCAACCAGGGCATCATCCTGGGACCCGATGGCGAGAAGATGAGCAAATCGCGCGGCAACGTGGTCGATCCCGACGATCTGGTGCGCGAATACGGGGTGGACACCGTGCGGGCGTACCTGATGTTCATCGCCCCCTGGGAGGTCGGCGGCCCCTGGGACCCCAGCGGCATCAACGGCCCCGCGAAGTGGCTGGGGCGCGTCTGGGCGCTGTATTTCGACGCCCAGGTGCCCGGACCACAGGAGAAGGTCACCGAAGCGGAGCTGCGCTACGCGGTCCACTCGGCGCTGCACAAGGTGACGGGCGACTTCGAGCGCCTGAGCTTCAACACCATCATCGCCGCCCTGATGGAACTGACAAATACGCTGGTCAAGGCCAAGCGCTCCCCGGCCTTCGGCACCCCGGCCTGGCAGGAGGCGCTGGACATCTTTAACCGGATGCTGGCCCCGGTCGTGCCCCACATCGCGGAAGAAATCTGGACCCAGCGCGGAGGCCAGGAAAGCGTCCACGTCCAGTCCTGGCCCCAGGTGGACGAGGCCGCCGCTACCCGCGACACGGTGACGGTCGGCGTGCAGGTCAGCGGCAAGGTGCGCGGGCAGGTCGAGATCTCCAAGACCGCCAGCCAGGCCGAGGCGATGGCCGCCGCCCGCGCCCACCCCGACGTGGCCCGCTTCGTGGAGGGCAAGGAGACGGTGAAGGAGATCTACGTGCCGGGGCGGATCATCAATATCGTGGTGAAGTAA